Proteins found in one Artemia franciscana chromosome 13, ASM3288406v1, whole genome shotgun sequence genomic segment:
- the LOC136035003 gene encoding uncharacterized protein LOC136035003 has translation MEETSQNSESQIQKSEREFIYLLIELYRDHPELWKVNSKNYFNRHKKNAACDRIVQALKALKPEYTVSDLKKKINVLRTNFNREHKNIENKKKSGAFTDDIPEPSLWYYHDLAFIKDQIETAETETTEEPFPDEDSKTQVFIANTAESMNPRPAVSPQKKKRKGQPDATEQLAGLATEYFKRPLTEEDIVAQSWAMKLKKLRPDQKRFAEKIINDTLFEAEMCTLTREGLRFETYQRQSPFPASSSTTSPN, from the exons ATGGAGGAAACATCACAAAACTCGGAAAGTCAAATTCAGAAGTCTGAGCgcgagtttatttatttattgatagaaTTATACCGTGATCACCCTGAATTGTGGAAGGTGAAcagtaaaaactattttaaccGACACAAAAAGAATGCTGCATGTGACAGGATAGTGCAGGCTTTAAAGGCATTAAAACCGGAATATACTGTTTccgatttgaaaaagaaaataaatgtgcTAAGAACGAATTTTAACCGTGAACACAAGAATATCGAGAATAAAAAGAAGTCTGGCGCATTTACAGACGACATCCCCGAGCCCTCTCTCTGGTATTATCATGACCTTGCTTTTATAAAGGATCAAATTGAAACTGCTGAAACCGAAACTACTGAg GAACCGTTTCCTGATGAAGACTCGAAAACTCAAGTGTTTATTGCAAACACAGCGGAATCAATGAATCCTAGACCAGCCGTGTCTccacagaaaaagaaaagaaaaggtcAGCCAGATGCCACCGAACAACTAGCCGGATTAGCAACAGAGTACTTTAAGCGACCTCTGACAGAGGAGGATATCGTAGCTCAAAGTTGGgctatgaaattaaaaaagttacGTCCGGATCAGAAACGTTTtgctgaaaaaattataaatgacacACTCTTTGAAGCAGAAATGTGCACTTTGACAAGAGAAGGATTGCGTTTTGAAACGTATCAACGTCAGTCACCCTTTCCAGCTTCATCATCAACGACTTCACCTAACTGA